DNA sequence from the Streptomyces tsukubensis genome:
GAGGAGAACCTGGTGGCGGCGGCGGGTCTGCCGGCCCCGCGGGAGGCTCCGGTCAGTGTGCTCTACTCCCCCGGGGTGCCCGTACGGCTGGGAGGTCCGCTGCGTCCGGCAGGCCGGTGAGCGGGGCGGTCGGGGTCCGTGAAGGCGTGCCGACGCGGGCCAGGAGCAGGAGGTAGGGGGCGTCGAAGGCGAGGGCGTCGTCGTCGGCCCGGTTGTGGAGGGCGAACAGGGCGGCGAGGTCGGCGCGGGCGTGCTGCCAGCGCCGTGCGGCTTCCAGGGCGGCGCGGTGCCGGCGCAGGGGGCCGGGTTTGTTCTCGAACGCGGCGACGGCGTGGGAGAGGGAGGGGTACCGTACGCGGACCCGTTCCACCCGGGTTTCGAAGGTGACCGGGAGTCCGGCGAACCAGGAGCTGATACGGGCGGGGTCGCCCCAGTCGGTGGGTGAGGGGGTTCCGTCCGGTTCGGGGCCGAGGTGGCGGCGGACGGTCGGGGCGATGCGGCCCATGATGCCGGAGGGGGTCCAGGAGGCGACCGCGATCAGTCCTCCCGGGCGGGTGACGCGGACCAGTTCGGCGCAGACCTTGGCCGGTTCGGGTGCGAACATGACGCCGAAGGTGGACAGGGCCAGGTCGAAGGTGTCCGCGGCGAAGGGGAGTGCCAGGGCGTCTCCGGCGACAAAGCGGACGGTGCCGTCGGTGGGGGCGAGTCCGCGGGCCCGCGATCTGGCGGTACGCAGCAGGCCGGGTTCCAGGTCGACGCCGACGACTCGGGCTCCGGCGCGGGCGGCCGCGAGGGCGGCGGGGCCGGAGCCGGTGCCCACGTCGAGTACCCGGGTGGTGCGCCGTGCGGTGGCGGTGTCCCGGGTGGCGTCCGCCGTGGTCTCCCTGCCCGGTGCGGGTAAAGCGGGCGGGGTGAGTGCGGCCAGTGCCGTGGCGGTGACGTCGTCGGCGGCATGGGCCCAGGCGTCGCCCGCGGCCGTGTAGTCGCCGCCGTGCCAATCGTTGTTCCTCATCGAGTGGTTCCTCCCGTGTGGTGGAGCAGTCTGATTCCGTGTTCGGTGAGGCCCTCCGGCAGCCGGGCCAGTGCGGGTACCTCTTCGATGTGGTGGACGCCGGGGGTGACGGCGCCGGTGAGTACTGCGCGGGCGGCGTGGGCGGCGACGAGTCCGGTGATGCGGCTCTGCCGGTTTCCGGTGAGGGCGTACGCGGCATGCCGGTCGTGGCGGTGGGCGTCGGCGCGGACGGCGAATCCTTCGCCGCCGAGGTGGACCCGGTTCAGGAGACCGGTCAGCAG
Encoded proteins:
- a CDS encoding class I SAM-dependent methyltransferase encodes the protein MRNNDWHGGDYTAAGDAWAHAADDVTATALAALTPPALPAPGRETTADATRDTATARRTTRVLDVGTGSGPAALAAARAGARVVGVDLEPGLLRTARSRARGLAPTDGTVRFVAGDALALPFAADTFDLALSTFGVMFAPEPAKVCAELVRVTRPGGLIAVASWTPSGIMGRIAPTVRRHLGPEPDGTPSPTDWGDPARISSWFAGLPVTFETRVERVRVRYPSLSHAVAAFENKPGPLRRHRAALEAARRWQHARADLAALFALHNRADDDALAFDAPYLLLLARVGTPSRTPTAPLTGLPDAADLPAVRAPRGSRAH